The genomic stretch CTGGATGCAGCCGGAAAGACTACAGTGCTCTATAAGCTCAAACTGGGTGAAGTCGTCACAACCATTCCTACTATCGGTAAGACTATAGAGACTGTTATTAGACTGTTATTGGACGACTAGTGACTTAGAATTAAACCTTAATATGTCTTTTGTGTCCACGGTTGTGCTGTGAATCAGGCTTTAATGTGGAGACAGTCGAGTACAAGAACATTTCCTTCACCGTGTGGGACGTCGGAGGACAGAACGTCATTAGACCGCTCTGGAGACACTACTATCAGAACACCACGGTGAGTTCATGATTGGATATAACATTCATCTTATTTTACATGTGAACTTTATAGAGCCACGTTCAGGTTATTTAAAGCACATCTGGTTCAGGAATCATTAGGAATCTAATCTAACGTCTAATGCCTGGTTACTGTTACCTTATTTTTAGATCAAGCTCTAGCAGATGTTCATCACTACCATTGTTTTAAACATTAGATTGATGTAATCCATGTAAAGGAACCTGTAAATATATTGTGTGTTGGCGCAGGGCATCATCTTTGTGGTGGACAGCAGCGACCGTGAGCGCATCCAGGAAGCTGCTTTAGAGCTGCAGATGATGGTAAATGGATCCTTCATAACTTTCATGATATGCACTTAGCATTTGTCTTCATCTTGTGCTTGAAAATCAGTTTTTATGTCTTTAGCTTGAGGACGATGGTCTGAGGGACGCCGTTGTGTTGGTTCTTGCAAACAAACAGGATTTACCCAACGTGATGCCGGTCCACGAGATGACCGAGAAGCTCAGAATGCACGCCATGAAGGGACGAGATGTGAGTAGATCACAATTATTATAATGTTGTGTGACTTCTTTCTCAATTATTAGTCTAACATGCAAACACGTTTATTTCTCTGTGTCTTTATTTCAGTGGTACCTTCAGTCAACTTGTGCAACAAATGGAACAGGTTTATATGAAGGACTGGACT from Tachysurus fulvidraco isolate hzauxx_2018 chromosome 2, HZAU_PFXX_2.0, whole genome shotgun sequence encodes the following:
- the LOC113656478 gene encoding ADP-ribosylation factor 4-like, giving the protein MCALEARACPDFRVFKAKAITRQTHYINLQSGSLLTHTDRHTPRGTSYREQITESITESLYFFFLFLTCDCFIMGLIFSSIFSRFIHKKEMRLLMVGLDAAGKTTVLYKLKLGEVVTTIPTIGFNVETVEYKNISFTVWDVGGQNVIRPLWRHYYQNTTGIIFVVDSSDRERIQEAALELQMMLEDDGLRDAVVLVLANKQDLPNVMPVHEMTEKLRMHAMKGRDWYLQSTCATNGTGLYEGLDWLSNQLSKR